In the genome of Paenibacillus pabuli, one region contains:
- a CDS encoding Cof-type HAD-IIB family hydrolase produces MTIKLIALDVDGTLLNDHHELTELTQETLIRASRQGAEIVLCSGRGPANTIPFMEQMGLDGYVITHNGAVTAQVQTREVVHHFAMDGQGLEPFITYCRTQGVHFDINTAFGLYVDQPEGLELQVREMYQNFMAEPLKLPQWADMTEPLAKFTAFGPIEQMNTVQQEWSTWNLPYYMTRSGDFFIDLMHPEASKGAALKRLAEAKGILPSEIMAVGNYYNDITMLTFAGKGVAMDNSPDEVKAAADEVTLSNNDQGVAHAIQKYVLSV; encoded by the coding sequence ATGACAATTAAATTAATCGCACTGGATGTTGATGGAACGCTGCTTAACGATCATCATGAACTTACCGAATTGACGCAAGAGACTTTAATTCGTGCATCCCGCCAGGGAGCTGAGATTGTCCTGTGTTCCGGCAGAGGTCCTGCAAACACGATCCCGTTTATGGAGCAAATGGGACTTGACGGATATGTTATTACACATAATGGTGCGGTAACTGCACAGGTCCAGACTCGTGAAGTAGTGCACCATTTTGCCATGGATGGACAGGGGCTGGAGCCTTTCATAACTTACTGCCGCACGCAAGGTGTACATTTTGATATCAACACGGCGTTTGGGCTTTATGTGGATCAGCCGGAAGGTTTGGAATTGCAGGTACGCGAAATGTATCAAAACTTCATGGCAGAGCCCTTAAAGCTGCCGCAATGGGCAGATATGACAGAGCCGCTTGCAAAATTCACTGCGTTTGGACCCATTGAGCAGATGAATACAGTGCAACAGGAGTGGTCGACCTGGAATCTTCCCTATTATATGACGCGTAGCGGTGATTTTTTCATTGATCTGATGCATCCCGAGGCCTCCAAAGGTGCAGCTCTAAAAAGACTGGCCGAAGCAAAAGGAATCCTGCCTTCCGAAATCATGGCGGTTGGTAATTACTACAATGACATTACCATGCTGACTTTTGCGGGCAAAGGGGTTGCGATGGACAACTCCCCAGATGAAGTCAAAGCTGCGGCGGATGAGGTGACACTTTCGAACAATGATCAGGGTGTTGCCCACGCTATCCAAAAATATGTGTTGTCCGTGTAA
- a CDS encoding GNAT family N-acetyltransferase yields MKHSFSITTDYINDEFKALQAQQEDTEDVMSLLMETAEWLQSQGSSQWNALLKGEDSHNTAGAIQRGDVFVFKKGSDVAGMVILMSQPSAWDVHLWGSKAYVGDGALYLHRLAIRRKYAQSGLGRAILQWSSSGIQFEDKHIVRLDCGADNATLNAFYARNDYTFVRETDGFSTYEKAITRLSV; encoded by the coding sequence ATGAAGCACTCATTCAGTATCACAACAGACTATATTAATGACGAATTTAAAGCATTGCAGGCTCAGCAGGAAGACACGGAGGATGTGATGTCTCTGCTTATGGAAACAGCCGAATGGCTGCAGAGCCAGGGATCTTCTCAATGGAATGCGTTGTTAAAAGGTGAGGATTCTCATAATACGGCGGGGGCGATTCAGCGTGGCGACGTATTTGTATTTAAGAAGGGTTCTGACGTAGCTGGCATGGTTATTTTGATGAGTCAGCCAAGCGCATGGGATGTGCATTTGTGGGGAAGCAAAGCGTATGTCGGGGATGGTGCACTTTATTTGCACCGATTAGCCATTCGCAGAAAATATGCCCAGAGTGGATTGGGACGCGCGATTTTGCAATGGTCCAGCAGCGGGATACAATTTGAGGATAAACATATCGTCCGATTGGATTGTGGAGCGGATAACGCCACGTTGAACGCTTTTTATGCGCGTAACGACTATACCTTTGTGCGAGAGACAGACGGCTTCAGTACGTATGAAAAGGCGATCACACGTCTGTCTGTATAA
- a CDS encoding pseudouridine synthase, which yields MSGKGKQTLRLDKILSHMGVGSRSELKKMVKQGRIRVDGKPVKDSGVQVNPDVNVIEADGERIVYREMIYLMLHKPPGVVSATEDNRDKTVIDLLRKEDRIFDPFPVGRLDKDTEGLLILTNDGPLAHDLLSPRKHVPKTYEARVLGNVDEEDIERFKAGIQLDDGYETLPAELTVLQREETEEGVFSSISLIIHEGKFHQVKRMFQAVGKRVVYLKRVAMGDLELDADLAIGSYRELTADELELLRK from the coding sequence ATGAGTGGAAAAGGCAAACAAACGCTGCGTCTGGATAAAATATTAAGCCATATGGGTGTGGGGTCACGAAGTGAACTCAAAAAGATGGTGAAGCAGGGCAGAATCCGTGTGGATGGGAAACCGGTGAAAGACAGCGGGGTGCAGGTCAACCCCGATGTAAACGTTATTGAAGCTGACGGAGAGCGAATCGTATATCGGGAAATGATCTACCTGATGCTGCACAAACCACCTGGCGTAGTGTCGGCAACTGAAGATAATCGGGATAAAACGGTGATTGATCTGCTGCGTAAAGAGGATCGTATTTTCGATCCGTTCCCTGTGGGACGACTCGACAAAGACACGGAGGGTTTGCTGATTTTAACCAATGATGGGCCACTTGCCCACGATCTGTTATCCCCGCGTAAACATGTACCCAAGACGTATGAAGCTCGTGTCCTTGGGAACGTTGATGAAGAAGATATTGAACGGTTCAAAGCCGGTATTCAGCTGGATGACGGATATGAGACGTTGCCTGCGGAACTGACTGTGCTTCAGCGTGAGGAAACGGAAGAAGGCGTGTTTTCTTCCATTTCATTGATCATACATGAAGGCAAGTTCCACCAGGTGAAAAGAATGTTCCAGGCCGTAGGCAAGCGCGTGGTTTATTTAAAACGTGTTGCCATGGGTGATCTGGAGCTGGATGCCGATCTGGCAATCGGCAGCTACCGCGAGCTAACCGCAGACGAGTTAGAACTTCTGCGGAAGTAA